One Sulfurirhabdus autotrophica DNA window includes the following coding sequences:
- the rfaD gene encoding ADP-glyceromanno-heptose 6-epimerase produces MYYVVTGAAGFIGANLVKALNDRGERNIICVDNLSKADKFKNLTDCEIADYLDKQEFLDLIMDGAFDGAIDAIFHEGACSDTMETDGRYMMQNNYRYTISLFDFCQEQEAAFLYASSASVYGGGSIFKESREYESPLNVYGYSKFLFDQYLRRHWDHLTSQVVGFRYFNVYGPREQHKGRMASVAYHFFNQYQAEGKVKLFEGCDGYANGEQLRDFVSVEDVVKVNMHFLDHPEQSGIFNLGTGFSQAFNDVAVATVNACRAAKGETALSLEELQNQGIVNYIAFPEALKGKYQSFTQADVTALRQAGYTDPLFNVQEGVSRYVDYLLKADKTL; encoded by the coding sequence ATGTACTATGTAGTTACCGGCGCAGCAGGCTTTATCGGGGCGAATCTGGTTAAGGCATTAAATGATCGCGGTGAGCGCAATATTATTTGCGTAGATAATCTTTCCAAAGCAGATAAATTTAAAAATCTGACTGATTGTGAAATTGCAGATTATCTGGATAAGCAGGAATTTCTGGATCTGATCATGGATGGCGCATTTGACGGGGCAATTGATGCCATTTTTCATGAAGGTGCCTGCTCGGACACCATGGAAACCGATGGTCGCTACATGATGCAAAATAACTATCGCTATACCATTTCACTGTTCGATTTTTGTCAGGAACAGGAAGCTGCATTTCTGTATGCCTCATCGGCTTCAGTATACGGTGGTGGCAGCATTTTCAAGGAATCAAGAGAGTATGAATCTCCTTTGAATGTATATGGCTATTCCAAATTTCTATTTGATCAATACCTGCGACGCCACTGGGATCACCTTACCTCACAAGTAGTGGGATTCCGTTACTTCAATGTCTATGGCCCTCGTGAACAGCATAAAGGCCGTATGGCTTCTGTTGCGTATCACTTCTTCAATCAATACCAGGCAGAAGGCAAAGTGAAGTTGTTTGAAGGATGTGATGGATATGCAAACGGTGAACAGTTACGTGATTTTGTGTCTGTTGAAGACGTAGTTAAAGTCAACATGCATTTTCTGGATCATCCTGAGCAATCCGGAATTTTTAATCTGGGAACAGGTTTTTCGCAAGCCTTTAATGATGTAGCCGTTGCCACGGTGAACGCCTGTCGTGCCGCAAAAGGGGAAACAGCGCTGAGTCTGGAAGAATTGCAAAATCAGGGAATTGTGAACTATATTGCCTTCCCTGAAGCATTAAAAGGTAAATATCAGAGTTTTACCCAAGCCGATGTAACGGCTTTGCGTCAGGCTGGCTATACCGATCCATTGTTTAACGTGCAGGAAGGTGTATCACGTTATGTTGATTACTTGTTGAAGGCGGATAAAACACTATAA
- the rfaE1 gene encoding D-glycero-beta-D-manno-heptose-7-phosphate kinase: MNIAQLKNARVLVVGDVMLDRYWFGDVSRISPEAPVPVVKIDRREERLGGAANVARNIVALGAQAALISVTGKDEAGDCLDRMLREEGITSVLHQDESISTTIKLRVIGRQQQLLRIDFETQPSHEVLLSAQEDFRRMLPEYDVVILSDYGKGGLTHIAQMIEMANQAGKPVLVDPKGDDYVRYRNATLLTPNRGEFKEVAGSWKNEEELTRKAQQLRTELNLQALLVTRSEEGMTLYREGDTLHQPAHALEVFDVSGAGDTVIATLGVMLAAGEELPEAMHMANRAASIVVGKLGTAVVHQEELFQ; the protein is encoded by the coding sequence TTGAATATTGCGCAATTGAAAAATGCACGGGTGCTGGTGGTCGGTGATGTCATGCTGGACCGGTACTGGTTTGGTGATGTCAGCCGGATTTCACCCGAAGCACCCGTACCAGTCGTAAAAATTGATCGGCGTGAAGAGCGCTTAGGTGGCGCCGCTAACGTAGCGCGAAATATTGTGGCCTTAGGTGCTCAGGCAGCCTTGATTTCCGTAACGGGTAAAGATGAGGCAGGAGATTGTCTGGACCGCATGTTGCGGGAAGAGGGTATTACGTCAGTTTTGCATCAGGATGAAAGTATTTCCACCACGATTAAATTACGAGTGATCGGGCGTCAGCAGCAATTGCTCCGCATTGATTTTGAAACGCAACCGAGCCATGAAGTTTTGTTATCAGCGCAGGAAGATTTTCGTCGTATGTTGCCTGAGTACGATGTGGTAATTCTGTCTGATTATGGCAAGGGTGGCTTGACCCATATCGCACAGATGATCGAGATGGCTAATCAGGCTGGAAAACCTGTGCTGGTTGACCCCAAAGGGGATGATTATGTGCGCTATCGCAATGCGACGCTGCTGACACCTAATCGAGGTGAATTCAAGGAAGTAGCAGGCAGCTGGAAAAATGAAGAAGAACTGACACGTAAGGCACAGCAACTCCGTACTGAGTTGAACCTTCAGGCGCTTTTGGTTACCAGAAGTGAAGAGGGGATGACATTGTATCGCGAAGGGGATACCTTGCATCAGCCAGCTCATGCGCTGGAAGTGTTCGATGTGAGCGGTGCAGGGGATACGGTTATTGCAACCCTTGGTGTGATGCTGGCGGCAGGTGAGGAATTGCCGGAAGCCATGCATATGGCAAACCGTGCAGCAAGTATTGTGGTTGGCAAACTGGGAACTGCTGTGGTTCATCAGGAAGAACTATTTCAATAA
- a CDS encoding UDP-glucose dehydrogenase family protein, with the protein MKITVIGTGYVGLVSGTCLAEVGNDVLCLDLDAKKINTLNQGGIPIHEPGLEAMVKRNVEAGRLRFTTSIEESVAHGAIQFIAVGTPPDEDGSADLQYVVSAARNIGKYMTEYKVIVDKSTVPVGTADKVRAAIQEELDSRSVKLDFSVASNPEFLKEGAAVEDFMRPDRIVVGTDDDRATQAMRTLYAPFQRNHERVIVMDIKSAELTKYAANAMLATRISFMNELANLAEKMGADIEHVRQGIGSDPRIGYHFLYPGCGYGGSCFPKDVQALQRTAREYGSDLKILEAVESANDHQKTVLLDKITARLGKDLSGKHFAVWGLAFKPNTDDMREAPSRVLIEGLWQRGATVTAYDPVAMEETTRIYGDDPRLKLANNQMEALAGADALVIVTEWQVFRSPDFSAIKAALKSPAIFDGRNLYEPATVRSAGMEYFPIGRK; encoded by the coding sequence GTGAAGATTACTGTAATAGGGACTGGTTACGTGGGCTTGGTGAGTGGGACATGCCTCGCAGAAGTAGGGAATGATGTGTTATGCCTTGATTTGGATGCTAAAAAAATCAATACCCTGAATCAGGGGGGTATTCCGATTCATGAACCTGGTTTAGAGGCTATGGTTAAGCGTAACGTTGAAGCCGGCCGATTGCGCTTCACTACCAGTATTGAAGAGAGTGTCGCACATGGTGCGATTCAATTCATAGCAGTCGGAACACCGCCTGATGAAGATGGTTCAGCTGATTTGCAGTATGTGGTCTCTGCCGCCAGAAATATCGGCAAGTATATGACAGAGTATAAAGTCATTGTTGATAAATCGACCGTTCCAGTGGGGACGGCCGACAAGGTGCGTGCAGCCATTCAGGAAGAACTGGATAGCAGAAGTGTCAAACTGGATTTTAGTGTGGCTTCCAATCCTGAGTTCTTGAAGGAAGGGGCTGCTGTGGAAGATTTCATGCGCCCAGACCGGATTGTTGTAGGGACAGATGATGACAGGGCAACGCAGGCTATGCGTACGCTTTATGCGCCTTTCCAACGTAACCATGAACGCGTTATTGTGATGGATATCAAATCTGCAGAACTAACCAAATATGCAGCTAATGCCATGTTGGCTACCCGCATTTCTTTCATGAATGAACTGGCTAACCTTGCAGAAAAAATGGGTGCGGACATTGAACATGTACGTCAGGGTATTGGTTCTGACCCCCGTATTGGGTATCACTTTCTTTATCCTGGTTGCGGATATGGCGGTTCCTGTTTTCCAAAGGATGTACAGGCATTACAGCGTACAGCCCGGGAATATGGTTCTGACCTTAAAATCCTTGAAGCGGTAGAGTCGGCCAATGACCATCAGAAAACGGTGCTGCTGGATAAAATTACTGCACGTTTAGGCAAGGATCTTTCAGGTAAGCACTTTGCAGTATGGGGATTGGCATTCAAACCAAATACAGATGATATGCGCGAAGCACCCAGCCGCGTGTTGATTGAAGGGTTATGGCAACGCGGCGCTACTGTTACTGCTTATGATCCTGTGGCGATGGAAGAAACAACACGCATATACGGCGATGACCCTCGCTTGAAATTGGCTAATAACCAAATGGAAGCGCTTGCAGGTGCGGATGCGCTTGTCATTGTGACCGAGTGGCAAGTATTCAGAAGTCCTGATTTCTCGGCAATTAAGGCTGCGCTTAAATCACCGGCCATTTTTGACGGACGCAACCTGTATGAGCCAGCGACAGTACGCAGCGCGGGAATGGAATATTTCCCAATAGGTAGAAAATAA
- the pyrF gene encoding orotidine-5'-phosphate decarboxylase codes for MHDPKVIVALDFPSVNEALELANRLDPKLCKLKIGKELFTATGPSCVEKLVSSGFDVFLDLKFHDIPNTVASACKVAAQLGVWMVNVHALGGRAMLTAAREAIDNELHRPKLIAVTLLTSMGSEDMHETGLLGEPQEAVLRLAKLAQTSGLDGVVCSAQETAMLRRELGYEFALVTPGIRPADSSRDDQVRIMTPSDAIYMGSSYLVIGRPITRADDPLHMLKKINSEIELLGEIE; via the coding sequence ATGCATGATCCCAAAGTGATTGTTGCACTGGATTTTCCCAGTGTGAATGAAGCGTTAGAACTGGCAAACAGGCTAGACCCGAAGCTTTGTAAGCTGAAGATTGGTAAAGAGTTGTTTACCGCAACAGGCCCATCTTGTGTTGAAAAACTGGTTAGTTCCGGGTTTGATGTTTTCCTTGATTTAAAGTTTCACGACATCCCGAATACTGTAGCCAGTGCGTGTAAAGTAGCCGCGCAATTAGGCGTATGGATGGTCAATGTGCATGCTCTGGGTGGCCGTGCCATGCTTACAGCGGCACGTGAAGCCATAGATAATGAACTCCATCGTCCCAAGTTAATTGCGGTCACTTTGCTGACCAGTATGGGCAGTGAAGATATGCATGAGACCGGCTTGCTTGGTGAGCCGCAAGAAGCGGTATTACGTTTGGCAAAACTAGCCCAGACCAGTGGTCTGGATGGGGTGGTTTGCTCAGCGCAGGAAACAGCAATGCTGCGCAGAGAACTGGGTTATGAGTTTGCGTTGGTAACCCCTGGTATTCGTCCTGCTGACAGTAGCAGGGATGATCAGGTCAGGATCATGACGCCAAGTGATGCGATCTACATGGGCTCCAGTTATTTAGTGATTGGCAGGCCCATTACGCGGGCTGATGATCCGTTGCATATGTTGAAAAAGATTAATAGCGAAATTGAATTATTGGGGGAGATTGAGTGA
- the lapB gene encoding lipopolysaccharide assembly protein LapB — translation MEFEFWWLLAFPLFFALGWLAARIDIKHVISESSELPESYFKGLNFLLNEQPDQAIEVLSEVVQSEKPEAVELNFALGSLFRRRGEVDRAIRMHKSIVDRSYLSNEQKLAAVFELAQDYKKAGLLDSAEQLFSDLQKTTYSKVALKFLLEIYQQEKDWSKAIQTARQLSTAEHPHRKVISHFYCELAVIESAHSNPEASKAYLEEALKENRRCVRATILMGDQEVALTNHEGAIQIWKRVETQDPRYISLVAGKLLASYRALDKVDLGLALLRGYLAQYPSADLLNIVYQGMLEHQGAENAYRTLRDELRRNPTLQGLTRLLEAQLQDMPVDRQQDLLLIKNLLHQHTRQLAMFRCDSCGFEARQFHWYCPACGGWETFPPRRREETEFGHLLSHA, via the coding sequence ATGGAATTTGAATTTTGGTGGTTGTTGGCTTTTCCCTTGTTTTTTGCATTGGGCTGGTTAGCAGCACGCATAGATATTAAACACGTTATTTCAGAATCGAGTGAACTCCCTGAATCTTATTTCAAAGGGCTTAATTTCCTGTTGAATGAGCAACCGGACCAGGCGATTGAAGTGTTAAGTGAAGTTGTGCAATCTGAGAAACCAGAGGCGGTTGAGTTGAACTTTGCTTTGGGCAGTCTTTTTCGGCGACGTGGTGAAGTTGATCGAGCCATACGCATGCATAAAAGTATCGTCGATCGGTCCTATCTGAGTAACGAGCAAAAGCTTGCAGCTGTTTTTGAGTTGGCACAGGATTATAAAAAGGCGGGTTTGCTGGACAGTGCGGAACAGCTTTTCAGTGACTTGCAAAAAACTACTTATTCAAAAGTGGCCTTAAAATTTCTTCTGGAAATTTATCAACAAGAAAAAGACTGGTCCAAAGCTATTCAGACAGCACGTCAGCTTAGTACTGCAGAACATCCCCATCGCAAGGTGATTTCACATTTTTATTGTGAATTGGCGGTCATCGAAAGCGCACACTCTAATCCGGAGGCCTCAAAGGCTTACCTGGAAGAAGCTTTAAAAGAAAATAGACGATGTGTTCGCGCTACCATTTTGATGGGTGACCAGGAAGTTGCGCTGACAAATCATGAAGGTGCTATTCAAATCTGGAAGCGTGTTGAAACGCAAGATCCACGTTATATAAGTTTAGTCGCGGGTAAGCTTTTAGCCAGTTATCGTGCCTTGGATAAAGTCGACCTGGGATTGGCCCTGTTGCGTGGTTATCTGGCACAATATCCTTCTGCGGACCTGTTAAATATTGTTTATCAGGGAATGTTGGAGCATCAGGGCGCTGAAAATGCATACCGTACGCTGCGAGATGAATTAAGGCGAAACCCAACCCTTCAGGGGTTAACACGCCTGCTTGAAGCGCAATTACAGGATATGCCTGTAGATCGTCAGCAGGATTTATTGCTCATCAAAAATTTGTTGCATCAGCATACACGACAACTTGCTATGTTCCGTTGTGATAGCTGTGGGTTTGAAGCCAGGCAGTTTCATTGGTACTGCCCGGCATGTGGTGGCTGGGAAACTTTCCCGCCGAGAAGAAGAGAAGAAACAGAATTTGGACATTTATTAAGCCATGCATGA
- a CDS encoding LapA family protein, translating into MRYLAWALRLLLFILLLGFAAKNSEVVSLHYYLGYEWQAPLVLVLMVFFLAGIVIGVVANMLSILRLKREILGLKKELRIKSHANDALQLKDGSATNHGI; encoded by the coding sequence ATGCGCTATTTAGCTTGGGCATTGCGTTTATTATTATTTATTCTGTTGTTGGGATTCGCTGCTAAAAATAGTGAAGTAGTTTCTTTACACTACTATTTAGGCTATGAATGGCAAGCACCTCTGGTCCTGGTTTTGATGGTTTTTTTCCTTGCAGGTATTGTGATTGGTGTCGTGGCAAACATGCTTTCGATTCTAAGATTAAAGAGAGAAATTCTGGGCTTGAAAAAAGAATTGCGTATAAAGTCGCATGCGAATGACGCACTACAGTTAAAGGATGGAAGCGCAACAAACCATGGAATTTGA
- a CDS encoding integration host factor subunit beta: MTKSDLIAKLATRYSQLVAKDAELAVKTLLDEMAKSLSQGERIEIRGFGSFSLNYRPPRTGRNPKTGDKVSVAEKHVPHFKAGKELRERVDYSE; the protein is encoded by the coding sequence ATGACAAAATCGGATCTGATCGCCAAGCTGGCAACCCGTTATTCCCAGCTTGTCGCCAAGGATGCGGAACTCGCTGTTAAAACGTTGCTTGATGAGATGGCTAAAAGCTTATCTCAAGGGGAACGAATTGAGATCAGAGGGTTTGGCAGCTTTAGTCTGAATTATCGTCCACCAAGAACTGGCCGTAATCCTAAAACTGGTGATAAGGTGAGTGTTGCTGAAAAGCACGTACCTCACTTTAAAGCTGGTAAGGAATTGCGTGAGCGAGTTGATTACAGCGAATAA
- the rpsA gene encoding 30S ribosomal protein S1, producing MTTASPVVESMESFAALFEESLTRQEMRTGEVITAEVVAIEGGVVIVNAGLKSESVIPAEEFRDDKGELEVKVGDFVMVAIDALEDGYGATKLSREKAKRLQAWTELDVAMEEGTPVMGLVQGKVKGGLTVMVNGIRAFLPGSLVDVRPIKDTTPYEGKEMEFKVIKLDRKRNNVVVSRRAMLEASQGAEREALLGSLKEGAVVKGIVKNITDYGAFVDLGGIDGLLHITDLAWRRVKHPSEVLTVGDEVEAKILKFDQEKNRVSLGMKQLGDDPWVGLSRRYPQGTRMFGKITNLTDYGAFAEIEQGIEGLVHVSEMDWTNKNVHPSKVVSLGDEVEVMILEIDEDRRRISLGMKQCQSNPWDDFAINHKKGDKVSGQIKSITDFGVFIGLPGGIDGLVHLSDLSWNVAGEEAVRNYKKGDEVEAMVLAIDVERERISLGIKQMDGDPFTNFVSVHDKGSLIKGTVKSMDAKGAVISLDTDVDGYLRASEVSRDRVEDIRTHMNEGDELEVMIINVDRKNRSINLSIKAKDMAETSEAMQKMATDQGGSAGTTSLGALLKAKMDVKKSDQSTDQ from the coding sequence ATGACTACTGCGTCTCCTGTTGTCGAATCCATGGAAAGTTTTGCTGCACTATTTGAAGAAAGTCTAACGCGCCAAGAAATGCGCACCGGCGAAGTGATTACCGCTGAAGTTGTCGCAATCGAAGGTGGTGTTGTAATTGTTAATGCCGGTTTGAAATCCGAAAGCGTGATTCCAGCTGAAGAGTTTCGCGATGATAAAGGCGAACTAGAAGTTAAGGTCGGCGATTTCGTGATGGTTGCGATTGATGCGCTGGAAGATGGTTATGGTGCAACCAAACTGTCTCGTGAAAAAGCCAAGCGCTTGCAAGCATGGACCGAACTAGATGTGGCGATGGAAGAAGGCACGCCAGTCATGGGTCTGGTTCAAGGTAAGGTTAAGGGTGGTCTGACCGTTATGGTTAACGGTATTCGCGCATTCTTGCCAGGTTCTTTGGTAGATGTACGCCCAATCAAGGACACCACCCCTTACGAAGGTAAGGAAATGGAATTTAAGGTTATTAAGCTTGATCGCAAGCGTAATAACGTTGTTGTTTCTCGTCGTGCCATGCTTGAAGCTAGCCAGGGTGCTGAACGTGAAGCGCTGCTGGGTAGCCTGAAAGAAGGCGCAGTAGTTAAAGGTATTGTTAAGAACATTACCGATTATGGCGCGTTTGTGGATCTGGGTGGTATCGATGGTCTGTTGCACATCACTGATCTGGCATGGCGCCGTGTTAAGCATCCATCCGAGGTGCTGACTGTTGGTGATGAAGTTGAAGCTAAGATTCTGAAGTTCGATCAGGAAAAAAATCGCGTATCACTGGGTATGAAGCAGCTTGGTGATGATCCATGGGTTGGTCTGTCACGTCGTTACCCACAAGGTACACGCATGTTTGGTAAGATCACAAACCTGACAGATTATGGCGCATTCGCTGAAATCGAACAGGGTATTGAAGGTCTGGTTCACGTTTCTGAAATGGATTGGACCAATAAAAACGTTCATCCATCCAAGGTTGTTAGCCTGGGCGATGAAGTAGAAGTCATGATTCTGGAAATAGACGAAGATCGTCGCCGCATTTCGCTGGGTATGAAGCAGTGTCAATCCAATCCATGGGATGATTTTGCAATTAACCATAAGAAAGGTGATAAGGTCAGCGGTCAGATCAAATCTATCACCGATTTTGGCGTGTTTATTGGATTGCCAGGTGGTATCGACGGTTTAGTACACCTGTCAGACCTGTCATGGAATGTGGCTGGTGAAGAAGCAGTTCGCAACTACAAGAAAGGCGATGAAGTTGAAGCCATGGTATTGGCGATTGATGTTGAGCGTGAGCGCATCTCTCTTGGTATCAAGCAAATGGATGGCGATCCTTTCACCAACTTCGTTTCTGTACATGACAAAGGCAGCCTGATTAAAGGTACTGTCAAGTCAATGGATGCCAAAGGTGCTGTAATATCTCTGGACACAGATGTTGATGGTTATTTACGCGCTTCTGAAGTTTCACGTGACCGTGTGGAAGATATTCGTACCCACATGAATGAAGGTGATGAACTTGAAGTGATGATTATCAATGTCGATCGCAAAAATCGCTCCATTAATCTATCGATTAAAGCAAAAGATATGGCTGAAACATCTGAAGCTATGCAGAAAATGGCTACAGATCAAGGCGGTAGTGCTGGTACTACAAGTTTGGGCGCCCTGTTGAAAGCTAAAATGGACGTGAAGAAATCCGATCAATCTACCGATCAATAA
- the cmk gene encoding (d)CMP kinase — MSEKPIPVITIDGPSASGKGTVASIVAKKLGFHYLDSGALYRLVALAAFRQNVALDDEQSLANLAAKLDVVFDGGEIWLGKDKVTDEVRSEKCGNGASVVAALPEVRAALLARQRDFCQLPGLVADGRDMGSVVFPDAGTKIFLTASAEVRAERRFKQLKEKGVCAIFENILQDIQERDKRDSARSVAPLQKYADASLLDTTKLTIDEAVDVILKRFE; from the coding sequence ATGTCTGAAAAACCGATTCCTGTTATTACTATTGATGGTCCTTCCGCTTCTGGCAAGGGCACCGTTGCAAGTATCGTTGCGAAGAAATTGGGGTTTCATTACCTTGATAGCGGTGCGTTATACCGTCTGGTCGCACTTGCAGCTTTCCGTCAAAACGTGGCTTTGGACGATGAGCAATCGCTGGCAAACCTGGCGGCCAAGCTGGATGTGGTTTTTGACGGTGGTGAAATATGGCTAGGTAAGGATAAGGTAACCGATGAAGTGCGGTCGGAAAAATGCGGAAATGGCGCGTCTGTGGTAGCTGCGTTGCCAGAGGTGAGAGCCGCTTTGCTGGCGCGTCAGCGTGATTTTTGTCAGCTACCAGGATTGGTTGCGGATGGTCGAGATATGGGCTCGGTTGTATTTCCTGATGCAGGCACAAAAATATTTTTGACGGCAAGTGCAGAAGTACGCGCTGAACGTCGATTTAAACAGTTGAAAGAAAAAGGTGTTTGTGCTATATTTGAAAATATTTTGCAGGATATTCAGGAGAGGGACAAGCGTGATAGTGCGCGAAGTGTTGCTCCACTGCAAAAGTATGCGGATGCAAGTCTTTTAGATACCACAAAACTCACGATAGACGAAGCTGTTGACGTGATTCTAAAACGGTTCGAGTGA
- the aroA gene encoding 3-phosphoshikimate 1-carboxyvinyltransferase — protein sequence MNYLDLAPINSVKGTVLLPGSKSISNRILLLAALANGETIVKSLLSSDDVNYMLDALKTLGVQWSREGESLDYVVHGAGGVFPVKKADLFLGNAGTAFRPLTAALALSHGNYKLSGVNRMHERPIGDLVDALRQLGADIRYLGNEGFPPLEIAPSGARKTKTVQVRGNVSSQFLTSLLMVSPLAGETVVIEVVGELISKPYIEITLNLMQRFGVKVERQDWQKFTITGGQAYQSPGVIHVEGDASSASYFLAAGAIGGGPVRVEGVGKSSIQGDVRFAEVLEQMGAVITMGDNWIEARGNGKLRAIDADLNFIPDAAMTIAVTALFADGTTTIRNIASWRVKETDRIAAMAIELRKVGAEVEEGADYIRVTPPSVLIPNAIIDTYDDHRMAMCFSLVALGGVPVRINEPECVAKTFPKYFEVLSSISV from the coding sequence ATGAATTATCTCGATCTGGCTCCAATCAATTCGGTTAAGGGTACGGTGTTATTACCTGGCTCAAAAAGTATTTCAAATCGCATTCTGCTGCTGGCAGCCCTTGCAAACGGGGAGACAATAGTTAAAAGTCTCTTGTCATCTGATGACGTCAATTACATGCTGGATGCGCTGAAAACGCTGGGTGTGCAGTGGTCGCGTGAAGGTGAGAGCCTTGATTATGTTGTGCATGGTGCAGGAGGGGTATTTCCTGTAAAAAAGGCTGATTTATTTTTGGGTAATGCAGGTACCGCGTTCAGACCCTTAACTGCAGCATTGGCATTGTCCCATGGGAACTACAAGTTGTCCGGCGTGAATCGGATGCATGAACGCCCCATTGGTGATCTGGTTGATGCATTACGTCAGCTAGGTGCGGATATACGCTACCTAGGAAATGAAGGGTTTCCTCCGCTGGAAATTGCTCCGTCAGGTGCACGCAAGACAAAAACGGTTCAAGTTCGCGGGAATGTATCGAGCCAGTTTCTGACGTCGCTGTTGATGGTATCGCCGCTTGCCGGTGAAACGGTAGTCATAGAAGTGGTGGGTGAACTGATCTCCAAACCTTATATAGAAATCACGTTAAACCTCATGCAAAGATTCGGGGTAAAAGTGGAGCGTCAGGATTGGCAGAAATTTACAATTACAGGCGGGCAGGCGTATCAATCACCTGGCGTTATTCATGTTGAAGGTGATGCTTCAAGTGCCTCTTATTTTCTGGCGGCTGGCGCAATTGGCGGAGGTCCGGTTCGTGTGGAAGGGGTGGGAAAATCTAGTATACAAGGCGATGTGCGGTTTGCTGAAGTACTCGAGCAAATGGGTGCAGTGATCACGATGGGTGATAACTGGATTGAAGCACGCGGTAATGGTAAGTTGCGTGCGATTGATGCGGATCTTAATTTTATACCTGATGCTGCCATGACGATTGCGGTAACCGCTTTATTTGCGGATGGTACAACAACTATTCGTAATATAGCCAGTTGGCGTGTAAAGGAAACCGATCGCATAGCAGCTATGGCCATTGAACTACGCAAAGTTGGTGCTGAAGTGGAAGAAGGCGCGGATTACATTCGAGTGACTCCCCCTTCCGTACTCATTCCCAATGCAATCATAGATACTTACGATGATCATCGTATGGCAATGTGTTTTTCATTGGTTGCGCTAGGAGGCGTGCCAGTAAGAATCAACGAACCTGAATGTGTCGCAAAAACCTTTCCTAAGTATTTTGAGGTCTTGTCCTCAATATCTGTTTGA
- a CDS encoding prephenate dehydrogenase → MLKKLVIVGVGLIGGSFAMALRNTNMVERIVGVGRSWENLSSALGTYVIDAAETNAVNAVADADLVVLAVPVGQMGGIMQEIAPVLSSHTVITDVGSTKQDVIELAMRYMPEHLERFVPGHPIAGAERSGVKAATDSLFQDKNVILTPLPETSDDARNLVKELWQKCGAIVHEMPPKVHDQIFAAVSHLPHVLAYALVADIAARPNASDLFQFAAGGFRDFTRIASSSPEMWRDICLANRDAMVVELDSYLAQVNRMRDAIIKGDGIALQQIFDAARNARNAWISGGSK, encoded by the coding sequence ATGCTTAAAAAACTTGTAATAGTCGGTGTTGGCCTTATTGGCGGCTCGTTTGCCATGGCGCTGCGCAATACCAACATGGTTGAGAGAATTGTGGGCGTGGGGCGCAGCTGGGAAAATCTTTCTTCCGCACTGGGTACATATGTTATCGATGCAGCTGAAACAAACGCTGTCAATGCCGTTGCAGATGCAGATTTAGTCGTGCTGGCAGTGCCTGTTGGTCAGATGGGTGGCATTATGCAGGAAATTGCACCGGTCTTGTCATCCCATACAGTGATTACCGACGTAGGCAGTACAAAACAGGATGTAATTGAACTGGCTATGCGTTACATGCCGGAACATTTGGAACGATTTGTTCCCGGTCATCCAATAGCAGGCGCAGAACGTAGTGGTGTCAAGGCAGCTACAGACAGTTTGTTTCAAGATAAAAATGTAATTCTCACGCCGCTTCCAGAAACCAGTGATGATGCGCGCAATCTGGTCAAAGAACTGTGGCAGAAGTGTGGCGCTATCGTCCATGAAATGCCACCCAAAGTGCATGACCAGATCTTTGCTGCAGTCAGCCATTTGCCCCATGTTCTGGCTTATGCGCTGGTAGCGGATATCGCGGCACGTCCCAATGCCAGCGACCTTTTTCAGTTTGCTGCCGGTGGTTTCCGTGATTTCACCCGTATTGCAAGCAGTTCACCCGAAATGTGGCGGGATATTTGCCTGGCAAATCGTGATGCGATGGTGGTTGAGCTGGACAGTTATCTGGCTCAGGTAAATCGAATGCGGGATGCGATAATCAAGGGGGATGGTATTGCTTTGCAACAAATTTTTGATGCAGCTCGTAATGCCAGAAATGCATGGATAAGTGGTGGAAGTAAATAA